The Hyphomicrobiales bacterium genome has a window encoding:
- a CDS encoding Patatin-like phospholipase family protein: MSKAPSVSTRGGDEQGGTAPREPLNIDLALQGGGAHGAFTWGVLSRILEEDWLTIEAISGTSAGAMNAAVLASGYALGGREGAREALDRYWRKVSDAGRFSPFQRSPLDVLLGRWTLDTSPLFVAMDMMSRVVSPYTLNPSGANPLTDILAEVIDYDAIAKGPIKLFISATNVRTGRNRIFRNGEITPEVLLASACLPTLFQAVEIDGESYWDGGYSGNPTMTPLIEESTASDTILVQINPVERPGTPRMARDILNRLNEVSFNAVLLKELRMMALLQREALSSTGEAARWARMRLHRITSDAMIELGYSSKLNAEWEFFSMLHDEGRRSAEAFYRAHRDEIGKRSTLDLDEFTKGV; encoded by the coding sequence GTGAGCAAGGCACCTTCCGTTTCAACGCGCGGCGGCGACGAGCAGGGCGGCACCGCGCCGCGCGAACCGCTCAATATCGACCTCGCCCTGCAGGGCGGCGGCGCCCATGGCGCTTTCACCTGGGGCGTGCTGAGCCGCATCCTCGAGGAGGACTGGCTGACGATCGAAGCGATTTCCGGCACCTCGGCGGGGGCGATGAATGCCGCCGTGCTGGCGTCCGGCTATGCACTCGGCGGGCGGGAAGGCGCTCGCGAGGCCCTGGATCGCTACTGGCGGAAGGTGTCGGATGCGGGGCGCTTCAGCCCGTTCCAGCGCTCGCCGCTCGACGTCCTGCTCGGGCGCTGGACGCTCGACACCTCGCCGCTGTTTGTGGCGATGGACATGATGTCCCGCGTCGTCTCGCCCTACACCCTCAACCCGTCGGGTGCGAATCCGCTGACGGACATCCTCGCCGAGGTCATCGATTACGACGCCATCGCGAAGGGACCGATCAAGCTCTTCATCTCCGCGACGAATGTCCGGACGGGGCGCAACCGCATCTTTCGGAACGGCGAGATCACGCCGGAGGTGCTGCTCGCCTCGGCCTGCCTGCCGACCCTGTTCCAGGCGGTCGAGATCGACGGCGAGAGCTATTGGGACGGCGGCTATTCCGGCAACCCGACGATGACCCCGCTGATCGAGGAAAGCACGGCCAGCGACACCATCCTCGTCCAGATCAACCCGGTCGAGCGGCCGGGGACGCCGCGGATGGCGCGCGACATCCTGAACCGCCTCAACGAAGTGTCCTTCAACGCGGTGTTGCTGAAGGAGCTGCGCATGATGGCGCTGTTGCAGCGCGAGGCGCTCTCCAGCACGGGCGAGGCCGCGCGCTGGGCTCGCATGCGCCTTCACCGCATCACCAGCGACGCCATGATCGAGCTCGGCTATTCCTCGAAGCTCAATGCCGAATGGGAATTCTTCTCGATGCTGCATGACGAGGGCAGGCGTTCCGCCGAGGCGTTCTACCGGGCGCATCGCGACGAGATCGGAAAGCGCTCGACGCTCGATCTCGACGAATTCACCAAGGGCGTCTGA
- a CDS encoding Permease — MVSGMGSEKPVTSGKIYQAAQVVIATIMVIAALSIASSVFAPVAFALFIIALVWPLQKLLQGYLPRLLALAVSVVVMTVAFVYVGSLVVSAFGRVGRWIVNDAARFQAFYDQITVWLEGHGIAVAGAWSEAFSVGWMLRTAQTVTGRLNSTMSFWLVVLVYVFLGLLEVDDFGRKLKGMRSRATGDLLLRGSMTTAAKIRRYMLVRTAMSVITGVLVWLFARSVGLQLAEEWGFIAFSLNYIPFLGPLVATVFPTLFAMTQFGSWQAVVAVFACLNLIQFVVGSYVEPRVAGSALSISPAMVLFSVFFWSYIWGVFGAFIGVPITIAFLTFCALHPSTLWLAEIFGSPQKDEKIADASLVSA, encoded by the coding sequence ATGGTTTCGGGTATGGGTTCGGAGAAGCCGGTGACGAGCGGCAAGATCTATCAGGCGGCGCAGGTCGTGATCGCCACGATCATGGTGATCGCGGCTTTGTCCATCGCGAGCTCGGTCTTCGCGCCGGTGGCTTTCGCGCTGTTCATCATCGCGCTGGTCTGGCCGCTGCAGAAGCTGCTCCAGGGCTATCTGCCGCGGCTGCTGGCGCTGGCCGTCAGCGTCGTCGTCATGACCGTCGCGTTCGTTTATGTCGGCTCGCTGGTGGTCTCGGCCTTCGGGCGCGTCGGGCGCTGGATCGTCAACGACGCCGCGCGCTTCCAGGCGTTCTACGACCAGATCACGGTCTGGCTCGAAGGGCACGGCATCGCGGTTGCGGGAGCATGGTCGGAAGCGTTCAGCGTCGGCTGGATGCTGCGCACCGCGCAGACCGTCACCGGCCGCCTGAACAGCACGATGAGCTTCTGGCTCGTGGTGCTGGTCTATGTCTTCCTCGGCCTGCTGGAAGTCGACGATTTCGGCCGCAAGCTCAAGGGCATGCGCAGCCGTGCCACCGGCGACCTGCTGCTGCGCGGCAGCATGACGACGGCGGCCAAGATCCGGCGCTACATGCTGGTGCGGACGGCGATGAGCGTGATCACCGGCGTGCTGGTCTGGCTTTTCGCCCGGTCGGTCGGCCTGCAGCTGGCCGAGGAGTGGGGCTTCATCGCCTTCTCGCTGAACTACATCCCGTTCCTCGGGCCGCTCGTCGCCACGGTCTTCCCGACCTTGTTCGCGATGACCCAGTTCGGCTCCTGGCAGGCGGTGGTCGCGGTCTTTGCTTGCCTCAACCTGATCCAGTTCGTCGTGGGCAGCTATGTCGAACCCCGGGTCGCCGGCAGCGCGCTGTCGATCTCGCCGGCGATGGTGCTGTTCTCGGTCTTCTTCTGGAGCTACATCTGGGGCGTGTTCGGCGCCTTCATCGGCGTGCCGATCACCATCGCCTTCCTGACCTTCTGCGCCCTGCACCCGTCGACCCTGTGGCTGGCCGAAATCTTCGGCTCGCCGCAGAAGGACGAGAAGATCGCGGACGCTTCGCTCGTCAGCGCGTGA
- a CDS encoding Multisubunit Na+/H+ antiporter, MnhB subunit → MMLLLDLALVAWLLALAVHVVAQPDDRNAIIAFLAFGLLLGLGWVRLAAPDVALTEIAIGGGATGILLLRAEAALRGRGKHEEATTPAGKLAVAAGCAAISAGLAFAVLTFASPAPTLAPAASEALGATGLGNPVTAVLLAYRALDTLLEKVVVLLALVGVWSLAPDGAWGGAPEVRSATVPEPLAWLARILPPFGVVIGVYMFWVGADAPGGTFQAGTVLAAMWLLVMMAGIHPPPDTARPLLLFALTGGPALFLAIAFLGFAFAAGFLAYPEGLAKPFIVAIEAALTLSVAAALAMLVAGPAGKAPAR, encoded by the coding sequence ATGATGCTCCTGCTCGACCTTGCGCTCGTCGCCTGGCTGCTGGCGCTTGCGGTCCATGTCGTCGCGCAGCCCGACGACCGCAACGCGATCATCGCCTTCCTGGCATTCGGACTCCTGCTCGGTCTCGGCTGGGTCAGGCTCGCCGCTCCCGACGTCGCCCTGACCGAGATCGCCATCGGCGGGGGCGCGACGGGTATCCTGCTGCTGCGGGCGGAGGCAGCGCTGCGCGGGCGCGGCAAGCATGAAGAAGCGACGACGCCGGCCGGCAAGCTCGCCGTGGCCGCCGGCTGCGCAGCCATTTCGGCAGGGCTTGCCTTCGCCGTGCTGACCTTCGCGTCCCCTGCGCCGACGCTGGCGCCGGCCGCTTCGGAGGCGCTCGGCGCGACCGGGCTGGGCAACCCCGTGACGGCCGTGCTGCTGGCCTATCGCGCGCTCGACACGCTGCTGGAGAAGGTCGTGGTGCTGCTCGCCCTGGTCGGGGTCTGGTCACTCGCGCCCGACGGTGCCTGGGGCGGCGCCCCCGAGGTGCGGTCCGCCACCGTGCCGGAGCCGCTCGCCTGGCTGGCGCGGATACTGCCGCCCTTCGGCGTCGTCATCGGCGTCTACATGTTCTGGGTCGGGGCCGATGCGCCGGGCGGCACCTTCCAGGCCGGGACCGTGCTCGCCGCGATGTGGCTGCTGGTAATGATGGCCGGGATCCATCCGCCGCCCGACACGGCACGGCCGTTGCTGCTGTTCGCGCTGACGGGCGGCCCGGCGCTGTTCCTGGCGATCGCCTTTCTCGGTTTCGCGTTTGCCGCGGGCTTCCTCGCCTATCCGGAAGGGCTAGCGAAACCCTTCATCGTGGCGATCGAGGCGGCCCTGACGCTGTCGGTCGCCGCGGCGCTCGCCATGCTGGTCGCCGGCCCGGCCGGGAAGGCTCCGGCACGATGA
- a CDS encoding Multicomponent Na+:H+ antiporter subunit E, translated as MMRAAAADDLPLSALLGRGSGLLLLWVALMGPGLKDLPVGLVASVAGVWASTVLLPAGGGVSAVGLVRFVLRFLPQSVVAGVDVARRAFARQPDLQPGFATCRSTIPSGLARDSACAVMSLQPGKLPVAAEADGTLRIHCLDLREAVAEQVAADEAAFRQIFVPERHNG; from the coding sequence ATGATGAGAGCGGCCGCAGCCGACGATCTGCCGCTCTCGGCGCTGTTGGGCCGGGGGAGTGGCCTGCTGCTGCTATGGGTGGCGCTGATGGGGCCGGGGCTCAAGGATCTGCCGGTCGGGCTCGTCGCCAGCGTCGCCGGCGTCTGGGCCAGCACGGTTCTCTTGCCGGCAGGCGGAGGTGTCTCGGCCGTCGGGCTCGTCAGGTTCGTGCTTCGTTTCCTCCCGCAATCCGTTGTCGCCGGCGTCGACGTGGCACGCCGCGCCTTCGCCCGCCAACCCGATCTGCAACCGGGTTTTGCGACCTGCCGCTCCACCATTCCAAGCGGCCTGGCGCGGGATTCCGCCTGCGCCGTGATGAGTCTGCAGCCGGGTAAGCTGCCGGTCGCCGCCGAAGCGGACGGGACGTTGCGGATCCATTGCCTCGACCTGCGCGAGGCGGTGGCGGAACAGGTCGCCGCCGATGAGGCCGCCTTCCGGCAGATCTTCGTGCCGGAGCGGCACAATGGCTGA
- a CDS encoding conserved hypothetical protein (Evidence 4 : Unknown function but conserved in other organisms), producing the protein MSDLVFIAFPTEQKAEEVRQKVLSLQREYLIELGDAVVVVKDEKGHVKLNQMINLTATGAASGALWGTLIGFIFLSPLVGTAIGAASGALGGKFSDIGINDQFMKDAASALQPNTAGLFLLIRKMTTDKVLADLKGVGGTLISTSFDETKEAQLREALSAAAGTEAAGA; encoded by the coding sequence ATGAGCGATCTCGTTTTCATTGCCTTTCCGACCGAACAGAAGGCTGAGGAGGTCCGTCAGAAGGTCCTTTCCCTTCAGCGCGAATACCTGATCGAACTCGGCGACGCGGTCGTCGTCGTCAAGGACGAGAAGGGCCATGTGAAGCTCAACCAGATGATCAACCTCACCGCCACGGGCGCGGCCTCGGGCGCGCTCTGGGGCACGCTGATCGGCTTCATCTTCCTGTCGCCGCTGGTGGGCACCGCGATCGGCGCGGCCTCGGGCGCGCTGGGCGGCAAGTTCAGCGACATCGGCATCAACGACCAGTTCATGAAGGACGCCGCCTCGGCGCTGCAGCCGAACACGGCCGGCCTGTTCCTGCTGATCCGCAAGATGACGACGGACAAGGTTCTCGCCGATCTCAAGGGCGTGGGCGGAACGCTGATCAGCACCTCCTTCGATGAGACGAAGGAGGCGCAGCTGCGCGAGGCCCTTTCGGCTGCCGCCGGCACGGAAGCGGCGGGGGCGTGA
- a CDS encoding Cation:proton antiporter: MSGVADIFTVVMVVAGALLFLAGTLGLLRFPDTLSRLHAISKADNLGLGLVVIGLLPQMTSIAGGLKLVCVWLLAQLSAATASQLLGGIVYRDRSEP; the protein is encoded by the coding sequence ATGAGCGGCGTCGCCGATATCTTCACAGTCGTCATGGTTGTTGCCGGAGCCCTGCTGTTCCTGGCCGGGACGCTGGGCCTGCTGCGCTTCCCGGACACGCTGAGCAGGCTCCACGCCATCAGCAAGGCGGATAATCTCGGGCTCGGGCTGGTCGTGATCGGCCTCCTGCCTCAGATGACGAGCATTGCCGGCGGGTTGAAGCTCGTCTGTGTCTGGCTGCTCGCGCAGCTGTCCGCCGCGACGGCGAGCCAGCTGCTCGGCGGCATCGTCTATCGCGACAGAAGCGAACCATGA
- a CDS encoding Multicomponent Na+:H+ antiporter subunit C: MTALLQPGILFGLCGAALVGIGLFAIVTSPVLLRRIVGCNILGAGIFLVFGAVARRGNGAGLEADPVPQALVITGIVVAFSASALAVALLKRLSELNVGDRTGAAGPTDRSGS; this comes from the coding sequence ATGACGGCCCTGCTTCAGCCCGGCATCCTGTTCGGCCTCTGCGGGGCGGCGCTCGTCGGCATCGGGCTCTTCGCCATCGTCACGAGCCCCGTCCTGCTGCGGAGGATCGTCGGCTGCAACATCCTCGGCGCAGGCATCTTCCTCGTCTTCGGCGCCGTCGCCCGGCGCGGAAACGGCGCCGGCCTCGAAGCCGACCCGGTGCCGCAGGCGCTGGTCATCACCGGCATCGTCGTCGCATTCTCGGCGAGCGCGCTGGCGGTCGCCCTGTTGAAGCGCCTGTCGGAACTGAATGTGGGCGATCGCACCGGGGCGGCGGGTCCCACCGACCGGAGCGGGTCGTGA
- a CDS encoding Multisubunit Na+/H+ antiporter, MnhF subunit, with amino-acid sequence MADILTGAALFILAVTALALFRVLRSGVAAERMMAVQLLGTGGAAALLLLGTASGSSAVVDVALLLALLAAFSCVAFALGFSKPGVDRGPSEDRP; translated from the coding sequence ATGGCTGATATCCTCACGGGGGCTGCGCTCTTCATCCTGGCGGTTACGGCCCTGGCGCTGTTCCGCGTGCTGCGCTCCGGCGTGGCGGCTGAGCGGATGATGGCTGTGCAACTGCTCGGAACCGGCGGCGCGGCGGCGCTGCTGCTGCTGGGGACCGCTTCGGGGTCATCGGCCGTGGTCGATGTCGCGCTGCTGCTCGCATTGCTGGCGGCATTTTCCTGCGTGGCCTTCGCCCTGGGCTTTTCGAAGCCGGGCGTGGATCGCGGCCCTTCCGAAGACCGACCATGA
- a CDS encoding conserved hypothetical protein (Evidence 4 : Unknown function but conserved in other organisms): protein MTLDWSLGAEAAVWAASTARLDDFRPLLPAEEEIVARLQSGNFDRLGDGIRPVEPDPVRIVRAGFLRFLILGGEPGCRPHEKGVLIRGAWITDVLDLEACRVFRDIGLNDCHFETTPILRAAIISRLFLDGSRLPGLQAERLEARGGIYLRGAEVEGAVNLDQTRLGGNLQCDGATIRNRGDYALLGRSLEVRNVLLRGATLRGGLNLSGAVLAADLDMAGATVVAFERVALDATEMTCRGSGVLRNARIAGEARLTASDIAGDLDCSGTVVDNPGETAIEASRAAIRGAFFLRREARLNGTLALAGASIGTIHDEAACWPKPGDLMLNRCRYGAFIDAPVDADSRLDWLARQTPERWGEDFWPQPYEQLAAVFREMGYGEDAATVLAIKERLQRRARRARAENPVWRALLFVSDGILGITLGYGRRPLFALVWLVFFWITGAAIFTYAERQGAVMPNSAVVLRAPEWTLCGAEQGEQKSLLAGGPSQGLAAPGQTQLACFRQRWEASSYPAFSPWAYSLDTLLPVLEMGQRSFWRPNPSKPGGRVAMNYFYFQSLVGWALSLLAVAGFSGLVKSS, encoded by the coding sequence GTGACCCTCGACTGGAGCCTGGGGGCGGAGGCGGCCGTCTGGGCCGCCTCGACCGCCCGTCTCGACGATTTCCGCCCCCTGCTTCCCGCGGAGGAGGAGATCGTCGCCAGGCTTCAATCCGGCAATTTCGACCGGCTGGGAGACGGGATCCGGCCCGTCGAGCCGGATCCCGTGCGGATCGTCCGCGCCGGCTTCCTGCGCTTCCTGATCCTGGGCGGCGAGCCCGGCTGTCGGCCGCATGAGAAGGGCGTCCTGATCCGCGGCGCCTGGATCACCGACGTCCTCGATCTCGAAGCCTGCCGCGTCTTTCGTGACATCGGCCTGAACGACTGCCATTTCGAGACGACGCCGATCCTGCGCGCGGCCATCATCAGCCGGCTCTTCCTGGACGGCTCGCGGCTGCCCGGGCTTCAGGCGGAGAGGCTCGAGGCGCGGGGCGGGATCTACCTGCGCGGAGCCGAGGTCGAAGGCGCCGTCAATCTCGACCAGACGCGCCTTGGCGGGAATCTCCAATGCGACGGCGCGACGATCCGCAACCGTGGGGACTATGCCCTGCTGGGACGGAGCCTGGAGGTGCGCAACGTGCTTCTGCGCGGCGCGACTTTGCGCGGGGGCCTCAACCTGTCGGGTGCCGTGCTTGCCGCCGACCTCGACATGGCCGGGGCGACCGTTGTCGCTTTCGAGCGCGTGGCACTCGACGCCACCGAAATGACGTGCCGCGGCAGCGGGGTTCTGCGCAATGCCCGCATTGCCGGCGAGGCGAGGCTGACGGCATCCGATATCGCCGGGGATCTCGATTGCTCCGGCACGGTTGTCGACAATCCGGGCGAAACCGCCATCGAGGCCAGCCGGGCGGCGATCCGCGGCGCTTTCTTCCTGCGTCGCGAAGCCCGGCTCAATGGCACGCTGGCGCTGGCCGGGGCCTCGATCGGCACGATTCACGATGAGGCGGCCTGCTGGCCCAAGCCCGGCGACCTCATGCTCAACCGCTGCCGCTACGGCGCCTTCATCGACGCACCGGTCGACGCCGACAGTCGCCTGGACTGGCTGGCGCGCCAGACGCCCGAGCGCTGGGGCGAGGATTTCTGGCCGCAACCCTATGAGCAGCTCGCCGCAGTCTTTCGCGAGATGGGATATGGCGAGGACGCCGCCACGGTGCTGGCCATCAAGGAGCGGCTGCAGCGCCGGGCCCGGCGGGCGCGGGCCGAGAATCCGGTCTGGCGGGCGCTGCTGTTCGTTTCGGATGGTATCCTCGGCATCACGCTCGGCTACGGCCGCAGGCCGCTCTTCGCCCTTGTCTGGCTGGTTTTCTTCTGGATCACTGGCGCCGCGATCTTCACCTATGCCGAGCGGCAGGGCGCTGTGATGCCGAACAGCGCCGTCGTGCTGCGCGCGCCGGAATGGACCCTGTGCGGCGCCGAGCAAGGCGAACAGAAGTCGTTGCTCGCCGGCGGACCCTCGCAGGGACTGGCGGCGCCGGGCCAGACCCAGCTCGCCTGCTTCCGCCAGCGCTGGGAGGCATCGAGCTATCCCGCCTTCAGCCCTTGGGCCTATTCGCTGGACACGCTGCTGCCGGTGCTGGAGATGGGGCAGCGCAGCTTCTGGCGGCCGAACCCGTCGAAGCCCGGCGGGCGGGTCGCGATGAACTACTTCTATTTCCAGTCGCTCGTCGGCTGGGCCTTGAGTTTGCTTGCCGTCGCAGGCTTCTCGGGCCTGGTGAAATCGTCATGA
- a CDS encoding Calcineurin-like phosphoesterase has protein sequence MALIIEPRNGDTEDDASSTKKRSLIAIAGSLLGEISLPKLALAWVLGALLPSLLLGAAPLVVTAWVASISGRVAALAGIGSLLLLALVGVVGWYGFRPLFRMAEKSFWSLNALVVQPGYAVCREGLQHLAERVVSVGTDTGRRARLRAGSAIGAGLLGGLVSGAVLALVWPATRWSGGFADFIDPLQLVVPALANAVALMALYLALASLLWGMADGLMDQPCDLGGFDTVAPSARRWRVAHLSDVHVVGERYGFRIESGRAGPRGNDRFLQVLDRLSAIHAAEPLDLLLITGDMTDAGRSTEWGEFLDAMQRHPALAERSLILPGNHDVNIVDRANPARLELPGSPGKRLRQMRTLSVIAALQGARVQVIDKSRAALAGSLTEALEPHRGRIAAFADDGGLRRSAGLAAIWADAFPMVLPPAEPDGLGVLLLNSNAEAHFSFTNALGLVAEEDMQAVLAATRAFPQAHWILALHHHPIEYPMPAKAFSERIGTALINGSRLLRLLRPVAARMVAMHGHRHIDWIGRCGALKIVSAPSPVMEATDADPTCFYIHTLAAAPDGIALLEPQRIVVEPAPSPVTR, from the coding sequence ATGGCTTTGATCATCGAGCCCCGGAACGGCGATACCGAGGACGACGCGAGCAGCACCAAGAAGCGCTCGCTAATCGCGATCGCGGGCAGCCTTCTCGGCGAGATCAGCCTGCCCAAGCTCGCACTCGCCTGGGTGCTCGGCGCCCTGCTGCCGAGCCTGCTGCTGGGCGCGGCTCCCCTGGTCGTGACCGCCTGGGTCGCCTCGATATCGGGCCGCGTGGCGGCGCTCGCAGGAATCGGCTCCCTGCTTCTGCTCGCCTTAGTCGGCGTGGTCGGCTGGTATGGCTTCCGGCCGCTGTTTCGTATGGCGGAGAAGAGCTTCTGGTCGCTGAACGCGCTGGTGGTCCAGCCGGGCTACGCGGTCTGCCGCGAGGGCCTGCAGCACCTTGCCGAGCGCGTCGTCTCCGTCGGCACAGATACGGGCAGGCGCGCGCGCCTTCGGGCCGGAAGCGCGATCGGCGCCGGCTTGCTCGGCGGACTCGTATCCGGCGCGGTGCTGGCCCTGGTCTGGCCGGCGACGCGCTGGTCGGGCGGCTTCGCCGATTTCATCGATCCGTTGCAGCTGGTCGTGCCCGCGCTCGCCAATGCCGTCGCGCTGATGGCGCTCTATCTGGCGCTGGCCTCGCTGCTCTGGGGCATGGCCGACGGCCTGATGGATCAGCCTTGCGACCTCGGCGGCTTCGACACCGTGGCGCCCTCCGCCCGCAGATGGCGCGTCGCGCATCTCTCCGACGTCCATGTCGTCGGCGAGCGCTACGGCTTCCGGATCGAGAGCGGGCGCGCCGGACCGCGCGGGAACGACCGGTTCCTGCAGGTGCTCGACAGGTTGTCGGCGATCCACGCGGCCGAGCCGCTCGATCTGCTGCTCATCACCGGCGACATGACCGACGCCGGCCGCTCGACCGAATGGGGCGAATTCCTCGACGCCATGCAGCGCCATCCGGCGCTCGCCGAGCGCAGCCTGATCCTGCCCGGGAACCATGACGTCAACATCGTCGACCGGGCCAACCCCGCCCGGCTGGAACTGCCCGGCAGCCCCGGCAAGCGCCTGCGCCAGATGCGGACGCTCTCCGTGATCGCCGCGCTGCAAGGCGCGCGCGTGCAGGTCATCGACAAGAGCCGGGCCGCCCTTGCGGGCAGCCTCACAGAAGCGCTGGAGCCGCATCGCGGCAGGATCGCCGCCTTCGCCGACGATGGCGGCCTGCGTCGCTCGGCCGGACTCGCCGCGATCTGGGCCGATGCCTTTCCGATGGTGCTGCCTCCGGCGGAGCCGGACGGGCTCGGAGTCCTCCTGCTGAACTCGAATGCGGAAGCGCATTTCTCCTTCACCAACGCGCTCGGCCTCGTGGCGGAGGAGGACATGCAGGCGGTGCTCGCCGCGACGCGGGCCTTCCCGCAGGCGCATTGGATCCTGGCGCTCCACCACCACCCGATCGAGTATCCGATGCCGGCGAAGGCCTTTTCGGAGCGCATCGGCACCGCGCTGATCAATGGCAGCCGGCTGCTGCGCCTGCTCCGGCCGGTCGCAGCCCGCATGGTCGCGATGCATGGCCACCGCCATATCGACTGGATCGGCCGTTGCGGCGCGCTGAAGATCGTGTCCGCGCCGTCGCCCGTCATGGAGGCGACGGATGCCGATCCGACCTGCTTCTATATCCACACGCTCGCAGCCGCGCCCGACGGGATCGCGCTGCTGGAGCCGCAGCGCATCGTCGTCGAGCCGGCGCCTTCGCCCGTCACGCGCTGA
- a CDS encoding Formate hydrogenlyase subunit 3/Multisubunit Na+/H+ antiporter, MnhD subunit encodes MTPLVHATTPGGYLLVLAVILPVCAVLAIIACGPRSAARIAMTTLAAGLAVAIAIAIELVSSGTALSYVVGAWRPPLGIALRADGLSGAMIVMTALVVVAVGLFARIQHKLHAGADDGRAQATFWIMLLALWSALNATFVGEDLFNLYVALELLTFAAVPLVCLDGRAETVKAALRYLLFALVGSLLYLLGVGLIYGQYGTLDLLALSRLSRQDPALSAALALMIVGLLAKAALFPLHLWLPPAHAGAPAPASAVLSALVIKAPVFLILRLVLDVAPPPAAAVAGQLLAVLGAASILFCSVMALRQARLKLMIAYSTVAQIGYLFIVFPLAAGSAELPPWGTIAWTGGALQLVSHALAKAAMFLAAGVIAEAFGHDRIADLGGFGRVLPMSAAAFGLAGLSLMGIPPSGGFVAKCLLLTAAVIEGYPWLAATILAGGLLAGGYVFRVINKALAVPAVPLQARRAIPRRLELAALALAVAAVLLGFVPLRPFGFLQIGRDGLALVGLL; translated from the coding sequence GTGACACCGCTCGTCCACGCCACGACGCCGGGTGGCTATCTGCTGGTCCTGGCGGTGATCCTGCCGGTCTGTGCCGTGCTCGCCATCATCGCCTGCGGGCCACGCAGCGCTGCGCGGATCGCGATGACGACATTGGCCGCCGGGCTCGCCGTCGCCATCGCGATCGCCATCGAGCTGGTATCGAGCGGCACGGCCCTGTCCTATGTCGTGGGGGCCTGGCGGCCGCCACTGGGCATCGCGCTTCGGGCGGACGGGCTGTCCGGCGCCATGATCGTCATGACGGCGCTGGTCGTGGTCGCGGTCGGGCTTTTCGCGCGGATCCAGCACAAGCTTCATGCCGGTGCGGACGACGGGCGGGCTCAGGCGACCTTCTGGATCATGCTGCTCGCACTCTGGAGCGCGCTGAACGCGACCTTCGTCGGCGAAGACCTGTTCAACCTCTATGTCGCGCTGGAGCTGCTAACCTTCGCGGCGGTGCCGCTCGTTTGCCTCGACGGCCGGGCGGAGACGGTCAAGGCGGCGCTGCGCTATCTGCTCTTCGCGCTGGTCGGCTCGTTGCTCTATCTTCTCGGCGTAGGGCTGATCTACGGCCAATACGGCACGCTCGACCTGCTGGCCCTGTCGCGCCTGAGCCGGCAGGATCCGGCGCTTTCGGCGGCGCTGGCGCTGATGATCGTCGGTCTCCTGGCCAAGGCGGCCCTGTTCCCGCTGCATTTGTGGCTGCCGCCAGCCCATGCCGGCGCACCGGCCCCGGCCAGCGCGGTTCTTTCGGCGCTGGTGATCAAGGCGCCGGTCTTCCTGATCCTGCGGCTGGTGCTGGATGTCGCTCCGCCCCCGGCCGCGGCTGTGGCGGGGCAGCTTCTCGCGGTCCTGGGCGCCGCCTCGATCCTGTTCTGCAGCGTGATGGCGCTCCGGCAGGCACGGCTCAAGCTGATGATCGCCTATTCGACGGTGGCGCAGATCGGCTATCTCTTCATCGTGTTTCCGCTGGCTGCCGGCAGCGCCGAGCTGCCGCCCTGGGGGACGATCGCCTGGACCGGGGGGGCACTCCAGCTCGTCTCCCATGCGCTGGCGAAGGCGGCGATGTTCCTCGCGGCTGGCGTGATCGCGGAGGCCTTCGGCCATGATCGCATCGCCGATCTCGGCGGCTTCGGGCGGGTTCTGCCGATGAGCGCCGCTGCTTTCGGCCTGGCAGGACTGTCCCTGATGGGCATTCCGCCGAGCGGCGGCTTCGTCGCAAAATGCCTGCTGCTGACGGCAGCGGTAATCGAGGGATATCCCTGGCTCGCGGCGACGATCCTGGCGGGCGGGCTTCTCGCCGGGGGCTATGTCTTCCGGGTGATCAACAAGGCGCTCGCGGTTCCCGCCGTTCCGCTGCAGGCCCGCCGGGCGATACCGCGCCGGCTCGAACTTGCGGCGCTCGCGCTGGCCGTCGCGGCGGTGCTGCTCGGTTTCGTGCCCCTGCGCCCGTTCGGCTTCCTGCAGATCGGCCGCGACGGCCTGGCTCTGGTGGGGTTGCTATGA